The DNA region GTGGCCGACACCTATAATCCAAGGGCTAATGTAAGGGGGCAGGAGCATCACCTTAGTTAGGCTCAAGGTCCAACAGAGTTAGACAGTGCGCTCCAGGAAGCCTGAGCAAAAGAgatctgtttcaaaacaaaaccattaattTGCTATGCACTAAAAATTCAGTTATGAGGGTAGATTTCTCCCAGAACTTTGGAAGgtaaaaattcaaggtcatcttgagcTATAGAGTAAAATCATACTTTGAAAAATTGGAGAAAACATCCACCAAATTTGCAATTTTTCAATGTctttctgtgcgtgtgtgtgtgtgtgtgtgtgtgtgtgtgtgtgtgtgtgtgtgtgtgtatgtgtgttcgtaTATAATGTGCACACACGTGGAAGTGAcaggacaactttatggagtcTTGTCTGTCCTTTCAAGTTAACACGGGTTCTAGTATCAAATTCTGGTTGTCAGGTTTGCATGGTAAGCATTACCCACTAAGCTATCCTACCAGCCAGGGACTGGGTTAAAACTCTGCTTTCCTGTACTCCTTCAACTAGAgacattttttattgttgttttttgttttttcttgttttggttttgttttggtttggtttggtttttcgagacagggtttctctgtgtagccctggctgtcctggaactcactctgtagagcaggctggcctcaaactcagaaatccccctgcctctgcctcccaagtgctgggatcaaaggcatgcgccaccaccgccccacagctaaagacatttttaaagactatAGATACTGTTCAGGCTATCATCTTTTTCAGTGACCCCAGAAACCCTCTCCCTTGCCACATGGCTTTCTTCATGCTCAGTACAGACTTGAATATCATCCAGCTTGTGAGAGACCCTTGCTCTAATCAAGCAGAAGGGCAGACGGAGTGACTCAGCAGGGACCTGACTCTAAGCCAGTAGGCCTTCTGGAAGATTCAGGGGAGACAGAATCCCCAGGAAATGGGGATTGCCAGTGGACAAGGAGAGGACTGGGCCTCTCTGGGTGAGTGAGAAGCCAGAGCAGATGGGCTGTTGGCCGGCTCTGCAGAAAACCCACAAGCAACCTATAGTGTGCCTGGAAAGGGCAAACCTGTTCCCCACAACAGCTGGGATGAGAATCCTAACTGGAGGCTTTGTGGACACAACAGCTGGCCTCAGCCAAGGCTGGCTGGCAGCTGGGAGTCTGCATGGAGGCTCTGTACAGTCGGCTGTTGGCAGAAGCCCACGAGAGAAGAGGGTGTCCCACCAGGGCTGTGTGTACACCCTTCCCCGACCTCCCTTTTGAagtttcagctttttttttttttcccaacaaatATGCATCCCAAGAAGGATAAAAGTGTATctggatttcatttttatgttctcaaaaataaacattaactaaaaaacaaaaattttctttCTAGGAGTCAGATTTATGGAGTAACTTCCATGAATAACATCAACATCAGAAAGTGGTTTTGACTGTGGCTAAGCCAGACCTATCCATGAAGCCACAGCATACTCAGGTAGCTTTGTGAGAGGCACATGACCATCTTCATTTGCAGGTGAGGAGTAGGAGTGACCTACAGAGTGAAGAAAGTCACTGGGTGCTAGGAAGCCAGGTCATGGAAAGGCTCTGGGTCACAGCACGTGCATCCTGGGGACTAGGGGCAGCTGTGCTTCATGTGGTATTCCAGCCTTTCAAGTGTGACAGAAGCCACATGACAAGAGGTGCCACAGCTGACTGCTAAGCCCAGAGGCTGAGAAACTATGCTTCCTAAAACCCAGAGCTCATGTGAGGAATCCATTTTCCACTTCACAGAGGACAAGTATGCCCAGAACAAATAGTGGCACAACTGCTGCACAGAGTCAGGGCGAGGCAGTAGCTATGGACTGTGAATACAGTCCACAAACTTGCCTTTAGTCACATGAATCCAAGATCTCGATAGAGACCTGAACAGTACATTTGGCCCACAACTGTCAAGCTAGCATGTGTCTACAGCACAGGAGGCCTGGCCTGGGACATGGACTGCTCTGCTCTCCTGGCAGTCTATGCATAGGTTACTTTGGAAGGCTTCACTTCTTCCCCCTGGTCTGCTTGTATCAAAAATGggaaagggcaaaaaaaaaaaaaaaaaagaccagggaATTACAGCTTACAAGCAACTCAGAGCATGTTAAGCATGGTTCCACTTTAGATACAGTCACAAACCCTTTTATGGGGCCCCACTTCCTCTTGCCAGCCACTGCCCTGATGACCCTGGCTGCAaccatctcccccccccccaccttctaGCTTTATGGCACAAGCTGACTGGCACATAACCTTGAATGAACTGTGGGGAGTTGGAAGGGCCAGGGCAGCAGACGGTTTCAGAGTATGTCCAAAAAAGCACCTTTAAACTCAGAGTAGAGTGATCTAGCTACAAGATAGCCAGCTTTCATACCTCAAGGTGATGCTGATGTGGATAACAGAGACCCAGAGCGGGCCACAGAGTAAGGAGAGCAGACTCTTTGACCTGAATCCAATAGGGGTCTGTATGCTACAGAGAGTGCAGTCTGGACACTTGGCACAGTCTTCTTGGGTCTGCAGATGGGCTAACGGCAGGCGTGGCTGAGCTAATTTCTTGGGCTTGACCATGGTGCTCCAGTTAGCTAAAATTGTTCTTCTTCTGGTAAACAGACACAGAAATGTTGCAGGGTGAATGAGCGTACTAGTTTACCCCCAATCGGCTCAGAAGGAAatctaaacacaaagaaaaacagacagtgggaaaaaaaagagacacagagaaatggaaagggaCAGACATGAAGAAAGATGAGAccaagacagagatgagagaaagagaacagtgtGGAGGCATGTTAATATTTGGGTGGATTTGTGTGAAGACTACTACTCTTACAACTAGTGTTATATGGTGtgctatatatgtatgcatgggtgGATTCAGGTGTGCTTATCCATGCCTGgagatgtggaagtcagaggtggGTATTGGAATGTTTTCTTCCATCACTTTTCCATCTTATTTCTGAAAGTTTCTTGTCACAGGAGAGCTCACTAGTTCAGCTAAATTGGCTAGCCAGTAACCTGAGTattagcctggcggtggtggcgcacacctttaatcccagcacttgggaggcagaggcaggcggatttctgagttcggggccagcctggtctacagacagccagtgagttccaggacagccagggctatacacagaaaccctgtcttgaaaaaccaaaacaaacaaacaaacaaaaaaacacctgaGTATTTAGGTTGCAGGTTAGACCATCATACCTAGTGTTTACATGATAGCCAGGGATCATGCCTATACAGCAGAAGACATTGTCTGTTTAAATTTCAAGTTTAAGAGGAAAAATGGGGTGAGGAGGAGGCCAAAACCATGCACTCCCTATAATAATACatggtctcttcctctctcctgacaGTGGCCCAGCTCCTGACAGTGTGGACCTTTCAAAACTACCCATCCATGGCTTTCTCCTGGCCCACCATTTCAGCCTGGTAAGGTTCATTCACTCCCATCTGCTTCCCAGAGCCCAGCCTTCACTCCAGAGTGTATGTATCCAAAAcacctgcttcagtctccttgCTGTCCTCCCTGGATGTCAAGGACTGCTCTGAAGGTTTCTATCCATattgctctccccaccccccagagccaGCCAAGTTAGCATGTGGCCTCAGGCCAACTGCTTCAATGTCTTACTGGTCCACCAGAGGCCCCAGTGTTATCTTTCCTctcctagctctctctctctctctgtgtctctgtgtctctgtgtctctgtctctgtctctgtctctctctctctctctctctctctctctctctttctctctttccgagacagggtttctctgtgaagccccagctgtcctggaactcactctgtagaccaggctggcctcaaactcagaagtctgcttgcctttgcctcccaaatgctgggattcaaggcatgccccaccactgtccagcctctCCTAGCTCCTAAGAAGGCAATGGATACTTCTCATTTTCTACCCTGTCCCCTTCCCAAGTGTCCATCTCCTGTGATTGCTCCAGGCATCACATGAGATTATGGATGTATCTCCATGATTCTCCCTTCTTCAACCTTCATGCCACTCAGGTTTCTCTAGAGCAttcattctcaacctgtgggactCTGCCCCCGTGTATGTGGGGGTGTCAAAGCAACCCTCTTAcaagggttgcatatcagatatcctgcacatcagatattacaattcatagcaaaattagttatgaaataacaacataaaataattttatgtttgggtgtCTCCAcaatatgagaaactgtattaaaggatcacagcattaggaaggttgagaaccactgctctagaaaaGGTCTGTGCCCTCTGACCATTCCCTTCCTTTACTGCCCTGTCACATGGTGGCTCCTCAACCCACACTTCTGCCGACCATTTACTGATAAGTGATTTGACATCTGCTTTccatcttcccccacccctttacAATGTGAAAtagggctaaaaaaaaaaaaaacagtatttagaAAAGGAAGATTTGGGCAGTGTGTCCTATGGTGCAACTTGACGGGGGAGGAGTTCATGTGCAACTCAGTATTAACTGTCACATGACCTCCAGTCATCCAGTGCATCACTTTTGCTCTCTCCCCATTTTGCTCACCTGTCCCTTGTTTTATGTGATTCTCCCAATCCCCAAGGAGAGTGTTGTCCAGTCTTCCTGTCTGCTGGCAGTCTCTAAGCCTCATCTCTATCACCTATCCCAATACTAGACTGATCATTGGTACATTTGCCTTAGGGTATCCAGCCAGCCTCTCAAACAGTCAACAGATCTATCTCACATACCCTTAATTCGCTGAAAGGCAAGGCTTTAAGTCCACCaagaaggaagaaactgaagaaaataattgaTATTCCAAAAAATGCATTAAAGTCCCACTTTTCATAGATTCCATGTAcccagggatgggggtgggaagtATCTAACATCTGCAACATCTGAGCTTTTGTGAAATCTAAGTTTGGTGCTGGGTTATTATCCCCACACAAAGAGCTAAAGCCCTGACTAGGCTTATCTGCTAGCAttattctcattctctggtcACCAGAGCCCTCAGCTCCAATTAccacctactttttttttctctcttggctcCATATAGTTTTAAAATCCTGACCCAAAGACCACAGTCTCCCTCCTTCCCAACCAGCACTGCCCAGTCACTGAGAATCTGAAAATGTGGGCCTACTTTACAATATAGTTACTGGTTTTTTTAATCAAGGGTTAGTTGCTGGGTCCCAAGTAGCCCACCCATGCTCTCCTTTGCCCTGGATCATTTTCTTGAAGGACAAAACTAGAGAATGACTCCTGTTTGTCCAGTTTATGGTGGCCCCTGTCCACTGAATCAAGGATCTCCCCTAACCTCCATAGAACAGCTGCACCCAGTTCCATTGTTCACCACCCACTCCTTACAGACCCTAGGCCCCAGCCAAACTGCACAACTCACCATCTGGAGACATATGTTCCTCTGCCCAAAATAACCTACCCCTGTTCTCCACCTGTTAACATCTATCCTCCAAGGATTACTCAATAAGTAGTGCTGGGACAATGGGTTAGTCATTTGAAGGAAATTCCTTAGATTCTTTACTTCACGCCAGACATCATGACATATTGTGGATAAACTAGAGTTAAATATAAGCATAGTCATATACTTAAAAATCAAACcataaaatttctcaaaaatatgcccttactaaaaaattaaaagagaagatTCTAAGCTTAGATGCAaatgaaatttcagaggaaaCAAAGTAACGGATCTGGACCATCAGATAGAATACAGGCTAGAGGGGCAGTTAACTGCTTatcacacaagtacgaagacacaAGCTTGAATCCCTAGCAGCTGCATAAAAAAGCAGGGTGCAGCACTGTgcttctgtaatctcagcactgggggagAATCCCTAGGGCTCAATGACAGCCAGTCTAGCTCAACTCAGTGAGCTCCATGTTCAgccagagaccctgtcccaaaaaataaggtggagagtaacACAGACACTTGTGTCTATTTccggcctccacacacatatacatgtatagccacatgcacatacaaacaaatttaaaacacttTAGAGGAACTTGATTAACGAATATTAAACTAATGCTAGAACTCATGTTCAAACCAGTATAACTTAGTGAGATTCTATCATTAATTTGATTTTTGGTTGTAAGTAAACAAAAAGTTATTTGTGTGAACTCCATTCAGGGAGTTTATAAAGTAAGatgttctggttttttgtttgttttagaacaCGGTCTTATTTATTGAAGGCTCTGGTGAATCCAATAGTGAAGTACTAATACTAATCAATGTATTAGTCCCTGGGAACTAATCATCTAGGAGCATTACTGAGAAGCAGGATCTCATTGGAGAAAACAGGTTACTGGGCTATGCTCTGGAAAGCTCCCTTGTCCCTGgccctttcctgtctctctgctttcccaggcGCCATGAGGTGAGCGGCTCCACTTTCGAGTAATTCGTGTGCTTCTCAGCATAATGATCTGCCTCACCACAGCCCCAAAGCAACAGAGTCATCTAATCATACACTTAAATCCTCTGAAACCGGGAGCCTCATGAAAACATCAAGAAAGGGGACCCTAAAACCAGtggacagaaacaaacacagactcGCCCGGCGAGCCGCAGAGCGCCTCCCCGGCGCGGCTAGTGACATCACCTCTGCGCCCCGACGGCGCGGCGTGCGAGTCTTCCGGCCGGGAAGCGGCGGCGGGCGGGGCGGAGTGACGTCACGAGAGCCGCGCGCCGGAAGCGGGCCGTGCCGCACGGAAGCCGCGGGGGCGGGGCGCGGAGGCGATGGGGGGCGGCGGCGGCCGGCGATGAGCGGCGGGCGCGCGTGAGGAGCCGGCGGGCGAGGCTGGGGGGCCCCGGAGCGCGAGCCGCAGGGCGGAGGGCGGGGGCGCGAGCGcagcgggcggcggcggcggcgaggcGGCGGCCGAGAAGATGGCGGACGGCGACAGCGGCAGCgagcgcggcggcggcggcggcggcggtgggcCCGGCGGCTTCCAGCCCGCGccccgcggcggcggcgggccCGGCGGCGAGCAGGAGACGCAGGAGCTGGCTTCGAAGCGGCTGGACATCCAGAACAAGCGCTTCTACCTGGACGTGAAGCAGAACGCCAAGGGCCGCTTCCTCAAGATCGCCGAGGTGGGCGCGGGCGGCTCCAAGAGCCGCCTCACGCTTTCGATGGCGGTGGCTGCCGAGTTCCGCGACTCGCTGGGCGACTTCATCGAGCACTACGCACAGCTGGGTCCCAGCAGCCCGGAGCAGCTGGCGGCGGGCGCCGAGGAGGGCGGTGGGCCGCGCCGCGCGCTCAAGAGCGAGTTCCTGGTGCGCGAGAACCGCAAGTACTACCTGGACCTCAAGGAGAACCAGCGCGGCCGCTTCCTGCGCATCCGTCAGACGGTGAACCGCGGCGGCGGAGGCTTCGGCGGGGGTCCGGGGCCGGGCGGCCTGCAGAGTGGCCAGACCATCGCGCTGCCCGCGCAGGGCCTCATCGAGTTCCGCGACGCGCTCGCCAAGCTCATCGACGACTACGGGGGCGAGGATGACGAGCTGGCCGGCGGCCCGGGAGGCGGCGCTGGCGGCCCCGGGGGCGGCCTGTACGGAGAGCTCCCGGAGGGCACCTCCATCACGGTGGACTCCAAGCGCTTCTTCTTTGACGTCGGCTGCAACAAGTACGGGGTGTTCCTGCGAGTGAGCGAGGTGAAGCCATCCTACCGCAACGCCATCACCGTGCCCTTCAAGGCCTGGGGCAAGTTTGGAGGCGCCTTCTGTCGGTATGCAgatgaaatgaaagaaatccaGGAGCGACAGAGGGATAAGCTTTACGAGCGACGCGGTGGGggcagcggcggcggcgacgAGTCCGAGGGTGAGGAAGTGGATGAGGATTGAAGCGGGCAGCTTCCCAGACTggcctccccaaccccaccaccaTCCCCTTGGCTAGAGAGTTCCCTTTCCTACTCGTCCCCAGTGAGCTAGTGGAGAGGGATCAGGGGAGGCCGCAGacgaagaaaacaaaacaaaaaaataaaataaaataagataaaataatatagtTAAGAGAAATAACCGTAAGAAAAGTCACAGACAATTAGAGAAAAGCAGTTAAGTTCCAAGGAACTGCCAGCAACCTGCAAAGAGGACAGCAGCATCTCCTCACCTGCGCAAGAGTCTCAGCTTCTGTTGTTTAAAACCGAGGTTCGTAAATTCATCAGGAAAACGTTGGAGGGGATAGACAGATCTTCGAACGTCTGGGACCAAAACCACATCTGGGTTACCCAGACGCATCCATTGGTAATAGTTGAATTTGTGTTCTACCTGGGTAATCTGGTTTTAGGATTCCTCCAGGCCTCACTGCTGCAGCATCTATCCCTTCACCTCCATCGAAATCAGCATTTTGGATCTAGGTCTTAATGGAATCTTTGAGAAGAAAGAGGCCTTTGCAGTTACCCAGTTCTGAGGGTACAGGCTTACGAACAGGAATGCAACTTTACACAATCATGGACAGGGCAAGAGAAGAATTCAAGAAGCCATTGGAGAATTCAAAAATTggatccattttaaaaaatggttttgcaTGGAACCTGGACCAAGGCCCCTGTCTTTTCTTTGCAGAATTGTTTTCCGGGATGCAAATGAATTCAGATATCAAAGCTTGAACTAGAATCCATTACTAAAACAGTTTAAAAGTTGgcaaattttttttcaaaaaagtaattttacaaTGGGGATTGCTGAGGTAGGCACAAGAAGTCAGGCATAAAGCACAAGGCGGACTGTTTGAGTGGAGTGGTTGCTGCTCACTAAAGTTCTTCCCTTGATCTCTTAAGTATGGAGGTCATTACCAAGAAATGGCTTAACATGAGTGAGAGCTGAATCCCAATGGCTCCACCATATGAGCTAGTGAATTATGGCTAATTCGGCTGTTACAGCCACTGGCTGGCTGCATTTTAAACCTTAAAACTTGACTATCTGCAAAAAAGGAACAGTGTGGCTACAAGCCTGAGCTTTAATGAAATATACATCCTCACAGAGAAGTTGGAAATAACAGAACTGAAGTCTTAGTTTACCTTCAGTTTAATCTGTGGATTTATTGAAATACTGACGATCCTCAGGTCCAGAATTCCAGcatcatttattcttttaaaataaatttttaaggaCTTGATCCATCGTATTCAGTACCTCACAATCAAAGTTGGCAAATGATGGATGATTCAAGCATTGCACCCGGTGGAAGCTGAATCCATCTGTGAATGGAACTGAAGTGAACACGAATGCTGACTCTATCCTGGAAGCATTTTTATACCATCTTGAAATTTCAACAAGCTGGCATTTGCCGGTTTATCCAGCTGTCTTTCAAGAATAAAAGTTGGGGTTTTCAAGGATCGCCTCTTCtatattttaaatggattttCAGTATAAATGATTTTTCTAACCAAGTTAATCCCACCCCATCAAAAGGTATTCCTAGAAATGTCATAGACCTAGGCAACTTTGAATTGAATGGGAGCTAATGTTCTTTCCAAAGTCTTTCAGGTATTTGTGTGACACCTTCTCAAGAACCAGGAGGCAAGTAACCCCACCTCCACaatcttggtatttttttttttaaactgcatgCCTGCCCTTTATTTGAGCTGCCTTTTTAATTTATTGCATATcctttttattatcttattttggTATTATTCAATCTATACaatctttttgtatttattgGGAAATAAGTAATATACAAAAAGGTCATTTTTGTGTCTGTGGCTGAGAGGGAGggaaatatttgtgtatataaaattaggctttgaaaaaaaatagattcagaatattgttgatcttagacttaaaaatggaagagCCACAAACATTGGTGCCCTTACAGACTATTTCTCTACTCTCATCATCCACAGTAGaatttttaaacagatttttttaaagcttttcttttaaatttttctccgTTGCAAAGAATGTTTCCTAAATTGTATGGGAGCAATAGTATTTTTGATGTTCTAATGACATCCGTATACTTGTACTGTATTTTGTACTACAAGGCAGCTGTTTTCAATAATGTCCTGCTGTATTTACCTATGTGTTTtgagtgtttgtttctttgctgcGGAGAACAAATTCCTACTTTTAGTAAAGGAGCTGAGAAGCTAGCATTAGGTTTGCAGAAACTGTTTATAGTTTCAAACTCTGAGGCAGCAATGAAAATTAAGGTTGCAGCTATTCGTTGATTGCTGTAAcgttttcattttgaaatcatGTACTATTCCTGTATAGACCAACTTGTTTTCTTGCTTCAGTGGTGGTTCTGTTGCTCAGCTGCAGTGAGCCAGTTCAATTTTGCAAAGGTGCAGTACCTCTCCTTTTCAaggggttggtttttgtttttttgtttttcttctttttatttggcTGAATTGCAGTAACTAGCCTTGCCTTTCTATTCTGTAGAAATGACAGGGTCTTCACAATCCTTCACCAGTGGCTACTAAGCTATAATTAGCTGAATAGAAAGAATGTGGAAGTGGTCTGAGGCATATAGAGTATATGCCAAGAACACTACCATATATGGCATCAGCTTTGGTTACCAGAGAAATTTTCTTAGTCATTAGACCATATAACAGTAATATATCATATGTAAATCTTTAGATTTCAATTTGAGAATCCTCCAAAAAAAGGAGCAAAGAATGCATAAGCTATGTGTTGGCAAaagtaatttatattaaaattttgacCTGCCTTTGTAAGATTAAGTGGTAAATGTCATAGTGGTGGGTTTTTACGTCTTAACCAATCTCTGGGGTTTATTTTTCCTGCAGGGGATGGTTCATGGCCTCTGTTCCCACTGTAGGAAGATAGCAGAAGGATGGGGATTAATTGTAGCATTTCACTGATCCTCATCCCAGGGACTAAGGACAATAGAAATCTGCAAACATGGAGAGTCGGTCATAAATATTAGCTTTTTGAAGGTATTGGTCTTTGTTAATTTCTGTCAGAAAATGGCATTGTACAAATTATGGGAAGCAACCgacttttctgttctgtttttgaaGTGCTACTATGAACGAttcagagttgtttttttttttccttttaaatttggCAGATATCCCAGCTAATGAAAATAGTCACATTCCTGAGAAGTTGGAGCTAAAACTCCAATTCACATTGTTGAAATGTTTGTTTCTCAGGCTACTGTATgtagaaatgtgtttttaagaaaatcaaatgaggaaaaaaaaaatctatgcagaGACCCTACTACTTTGTGGTTTCTATTGTCCCTACACATCATTTCAGCAAGTCTATAATGGCAGTTCTTGTCAGCAAGTCCTTCAGTGCATATgctgcacaaaacaaaacataaatctGCATggcaccaaaaaccaaacaaaagcaaaccaaaaacccagACACCCTATGTATCTGTTGGAGGCATGTAGGTGGTACAAATGACTGTAGCCATGAGCACACATGGCTTCTTGTCATGTCACTTTCCATAATTATTTACTGCAAAATGATTGAGAGGCTTTTGGTGCAGGCAGCCATTAGCCTCCTGCTTCCTTTGTTACCTCTGGATCACTTTGCAGTAAATTGCAGGTCTTTTAAAAGATTCAAGCTTCggttttctcaaaacaaaacaattatccTGTCTTACCTGAAAATGCAGGGTTGTGGGCAAAAGAGGCTGGTTATAATAATGCCCTCATATTGAGTGGTCTGTAAATGGCTGCACACTTCAGGCACTAGAGTTGCTAAGGATGCTTTGTTAATTTGACCTTGACTGGTTTTACAGGGGTGTAGAACAGTCTACACAGGCGACTATTTGCATCCATCTTGTTCTCGAGGTGGATGGAAATAAGAAAAGGCTGGAGTGTGTAAGTCATGCACATAAGTATTCTTcactgtaaattttattttcatttttaacccaATTATGGTACTTTGTCCAATGCACAACTGATCTCTCAGTAGATATTCATTTGAAAATAGTGTGGCCTTGACCAGTAAGAAGGGGAAGAAGTGACTTACACTTGTGTTAAGATGACCTATTTGCTGAGAGTGGTCATTCTGCAGCACTCTTAATGTCATGTTTTGATTAGAGAGAGTTAATGTTTTTGAT from Mastomys coucha isolate ucsf_1 unplaced genomic scaffold, UCSF_Mcou_1 pScaffold22, whole genome shotgun sequence includes:
- the Purb gene encoding transcriptional activator protein Pur-beta: MADGDSGSERGGGGGGGGPGGFQPAPRGGGGPGGEQETQELASKRLDIQNKRFYLDVKQNAKGRFLKIAEVGAGGSKSRLTLSMAVAAEFRDSLGDFIEHYAQLGPSSPEQLAAGAEEGGGPRRALKSEFLVRENRKYYLDLKENQRGRFLRIRQTVNRGGGGFGGGPGPGGLQSGQTIALPAQGLIEFRDALAKLIDDYGGEDDELAGGPGGGAGGPGGGLYGELPEGTSITVDSKRFFFDVGCNKYGVFLRVSEVKPSYRNAITVPFKAWGKFGGAFCRYADEMKEIQERQRDKLYERRGGGSGGGDESEGEEVDED